One segment of Tenrec ecaudatus isolate mTenEca1 chromosome 1, mTenEca1.hap1, whole genome shotgun sequence DNA contains the following:
- the LOC142436960 gene encoding large ribosomal subunit protein eL29-like, which translates to MAKSKNHTTHNQSRKWHRNGIKKPRSQRNKSLKGVDPKFLRNMRFAKKHNKKGLKKMQANNAKAAAARAEAIKDLVKPTEVKAKIPMGVNRKLSRLAYIAHPKLGKRARARIAKGLRLCRPKAKAQSKADAPAKATTPAKAPKGAPAPAQAPKGPQAPTK; encoded by the coding sequence ATGGCCAAATCCAAGAACCACACCACGCACAACCAATCCCGGAAATGGCATAGAAACGGCATCAAAAAACCCCGGTCACAACGAAACAAATCTCTTAAGGGGGTGGACCCCAAGTTCCTGAGGAACATGCGCTTCGCCAAGAAGCACAacaagaagggcctgaagaaaatgcaggccaaCAACGCCAAGGCTGCGGCTGCTCGTGCTGAGGCCATCAaggatcttgtgaagcccacagaggtcaagGCCAAGATCCCAATGGGCGTCAACCGCAAGCTCAGCCGACTGGCCTACATTGCCCACCCCAAGCTTGGCAAGCGGGCTCGGGCACGTATTGCCAAGGGTCTGAGGCTCTGCCGGCCCAAGGCCAAGGCACAAAGCAAGGCTGATGCTCCAGCCAAGGCCACAACTCCAGCAAAAGCTCCCAAAGGCGCCCCTGCTCCAGCTCAAGCTCCCAAAGGCCCCCAGGCTCCCACAAAGTAG